The genomic DNA TTGATATTCTATACATTAGAAATGTATGGATTTTACACGGATAAAAGATgtagagagagggagagagcagttaatttaaattcaatattttagtaattagaaataacaaaattaacagaaaatactaataataggaattaataaataaaatagtaacTTTAACAATATGAAATTAAGATGAATAATGGAAGGAAGGGATCAAGTCCGGAACAAATAGATACAGAAAGAGGATTTAATGAACAGGTAAAATATATCTAACTTAAACAAAACCGTATACCTTGTTTCTTATTAAAATCTTCATTATAATAGAaagagaataataatattaaaaatctaaATTACGTGAGTAAAATCTGAAATCGATTCACCTGAAGATAAAACATATCTAGAAACTAGTTTCACTTCCGTGGATCTTGACAAGCAAAGAAAAAAGTGGGTAGGGGGAAGAAAGAAATCTACGAACTAGTTTTCACAGCGTTCTATCTGTCTTGCCTCTTCCTCATCGGCAAGGAACGAAAGTGCGATCGAAAAATCACTTTCCCCCACGCGACTTTGCAAACTTATTACATCACGTGACGGAATTTACACTTGACCATGTCCAGTGTAATAACGTCAGTCGGTACCTACATATGATTGCGTGCTAGACTACCGATGTAACAGTTTACGGTAGAAAGCGTTCCTCACTATTTCCGGCTCCTGCAGCGATTGACGGTGACACGTAACAAGCAATAATGAACGATGAATTGCTTTTCAGAATGCGGTATATCCAATCAGGAGGACCGAATCGTTGGTGGGCAACCAACAACCCCAAACAAATATCCGTGGGTGGCGAGACTCGTATACGAGGGTCGCTTTCATTGCGGAGCTAGCCTCGTTAACAATGATTACGTTCTTACCGCTGCTCACTGTGTACGTAGGTAAGTTTCTTGGACTCCatagaattttgttatgttcTTATTTTCCTCCCTTTGAAACTTTATTATTACAGTGCCTCTTAAAAATGTTTGAACATTTATCGTATAAAAGTTTTTACGTATActgtgtattttattttatgtatactGCTAGTAATTAAAAGCATTAGAACGAGCGCCAATGATTAATACGAATTGGATACATTTTattggatatttttattttgtaattatctCATTATAAATCTTTTGTTTCGTTCGTCTGTTATTCAATCCTCTCTTATGACGCGATCAGTATTTCATACTgccaataaaatttcaaaatgtttctatGTTATAATACACATAGTATGTTCATGAAAGGTTTCTATAACTGCTACGCAATTGTGTAGATACCTTTATTGAGCTTTTCCAACTTCCCACGTACGGAATGTTGTTGCAAGAGAGAGcatgttaaaaattattgtcAGCTCTTTCCTTTCTATGaaacttttattattacgtAGGATAGTTTGCTAAAATTGGAAtggaatatattatataatacgGGAATATTGTTTCAACGATAGCGTTTTAAAGtttctataatttttcttGTGTAAGTCTTTATGTAGGATAAAGTAAAGTATGACcgttgttgaaataaaaacaTGCTGAATGAGcagtccttttctttttctgaaCTTTGTTATTTTGTTGAACTCTGTTGGATTATTTGAAATGAGATCGTTAACTGTCCAGAAGTTTTAGTATTTTAACTTACTTCACTTTTATTCTTGACTcctatttatttgaaattatatttagtactacaacaaattataatttctttttaagaaTAAAATCTATCcaaaaactaaatttattatatatccaATGATGAacgaaaaatcataaaaaataaattagtcATCAATAATAGATTAAAAAGAGATTAATTCGTTCTCTggttttcgatatttcatcaATAGGTTTCCGATATTTTGGTCTCCGCTTAATAAAAAAGCATTGAagaatgtataaaattttttttctcgcCATAATATATGAAATGTCACTTGTTTTTCAGATTAAAACGGTCGAGGATCCGCGTGATACTTGGTGATTACGACCAACATGTGAATACCGACGGAAAAGCCATAATGAGAGCAGTGAGCGCTATAATTCGTCACAGGAACTTCGACATGAATTCGTACAATCACGACGTTGCCTTATTGAAACTTCGCAAATCTGTGAAATTTTCTAAAACTGTCAAACCAGTATGTTTACCTCAAAAaggtaataaaaagaaaaggtaaAAAGAGATGAGCAATTGTACGTTTGTTAATGTTTGAGAATATTTAATTCTccttaataaaattattactgATATTAGAGAGTattttgaatgaaaattaCGATGTGTCCAGAAAAATGTTGCACACAAAACAGGATTTCCTCTCGGtactattttttaatagaatataaaattaaacacaAAATATCCGGaacatacaatttttttatatttcttccaTTAAATATTCTACGTTGCCAGATCGAAATTTTAACAACGTTTTGAGCGATGTtccaaaaatatatacaagTGCATTCACCTTTTGTTACAATGGGCCATGTTAACATAAGAGATTAGCACTTTTGCAACCGATGATGTTTGCTACGCGTTTTCGTCAAGTGTATAGTGTTAGTTAAATTTTTTTGGAAGCCAAACCCAAAAATTCAACTGATGCAACAACACGTTtcttaatataaaaaagactagaaaataataataaatatttaactttgttaaattaaatcatcgttctttttctaaaatacCCAAATTTGGGAAGTGAATTgatttaataattgaaataagaaCTTGGAAAGTAACTTAGTTTATTCGTGATTAAATTTAGCATTTGATagttaaaaacaaaaatttacaaaaaaaatttacaaaataattgcAATAAAATAACTTAATTAATGTTAAGGATTGCCTAGACCTTTCTCTTATAAAACACAAAAAttcattgaaataatttcaggTAGCGATCCGGCTGGTAAAGAAGGCACCGTGGTAGGCTGGGGGCGGACATCTGAAGGAGGTGCGCTTGCTGGACAAGTCCATGAAGTACAAGTGCCGATATTAAGTTTAATACAGTGccgtaaaatgaaatatcgcgCTAATCGAATCACGGAAAACATGATCTGTGCTGGTCGAGGCAGTCAGGATTCTTGTCAAGGAGATAGTGGCGGACCTTTACTTGTGCACGAAGGCGACAGGCTTGAAATAGTTGGTAAGAAATTACTACAGCATCCTGTTTATCTTTTAACTTGCTCACTTTCGAATTATCAAGATGTATCtgtcaatatacttttcaaTACAGGAATAGTGTCCTGGGGTGTTGGTTGCGGAAGACCAGGATATCCTGGAGTATACACCAGGGTAACTAGGTACCTGAATTGGATCAATACGAATATGAAAGAAGGATGTATatgtacaaattaaaaatgatcgaACGACCATCAACAACCATAATTGTACAAAGAATTTGTGAGACTATCTTCATAGgaagcaataatattttatagttctatgtaattatttattaattttcaagcGTGTCTGTTGAGAATCgttgtattttttttactaGTATGGTTTTACTAATTGATTAggtataaaatagaaaattactttaaaatgtatatagttataagCCTGCCACGTCTTTTGAATCATCTTCAATGTAATCGTGATTCTTAtctttaaaaaacattttctaatataaaagaatCGTTGCTCATGTTCCATTCGTAGCAAGACTAAAGTCACAAAACTATAAGAAACTGTTACAAACTAGCGACTTAGTGATTCAGTTAATTGTTATTATCATATAAAGTTATTTTATACGTGAACGATAGATGTTACTacttttttatactttttatatcatgtacgtaatgcattaatgaaCTGTGACGTTAGAATAATCATTTAATAGTAACAAAGaagagatattttaatttaccgcgctaaataaaagtatttattttaaaaaaaccaATCGTTCTTAaagaaatgtagaaaataagaaaacaacatTGAACTTCGTTTAGTAAGTTGTTAtacgttttaattaaattagtaATCTGTAATGGagatttttttgtttaattctataataaatatctatttttcgtttt from Bombus huntii isolate Logan2020A chromosome 5, iyBomHunt1.1, whole genome shotgun sequence includes the following:
- the LOC126865805 gene encoding trypsin-1-like, with amino-acid sequence MPMKMKRSILNISTTNSTRNRKGKFLFDELFGLDISSSLDDDDAVSRNCTCECGISNQEDRIVGGQPTTPNKYPWVARLVYEGRFHCGASLVNNDYVLTAAHCVRRLKRSRIRVILGDYDQHVNTDGKAIMRAVSAIIRHRNFDMNSYNHDVALLKLRKSVKFSKTVKPVCLPQKGSDPAGKEGTVVGWGRTSEGGALAGQVHEVQVPILSLIQCRKMKYRANRITENMICAGRGSQDSCQGDSGGPLLVHEGDRLEIVGIVSWGVGCGRPGYPGVYTRVTRYLNWINTNMKEGCICTN